The following DNA comes from Streptomyces globosus.
CTGGGCTGGGCGGTCTCCCCGGGGCAGTCGATGTGTCTGGCCTCGGCGCAGGACCGGGCGGCGCTGGCCCGCAAGCTCGACGCGATGTGGGAGCTGGGCTTCCGGGCGTTCCAGGTGCAGTTCCAGGACGTCAGCTACTCGGAGTGGGGCTGCCGCGCGGACCGGGTGCGCTACGGCTCGGGTGCCGCGGCCGCGGCGAAGGCGCATGCCGAGGTCGCCGGCGAGCTGGCCGCGCACCTCGCGGCGAAGCACCCGGGGGCGGCGCCGCTGTCGGTGCTGCCGACGGAGTACCACCAGAACGGCGCGACCGCGTACCGGACCGTCCTCGCCGAGCGGCTGGACGGGCGGGTGGAGGTGGCCTGGACGGGTGTCGGCGTCGTGCCGCGCACCATCACCGGCCGCGAGCTGTCCGGCGCCCGCGACGCCTTCGGGCAGCATCCGCTGCTGACGATGGACAACTACCCGGTGAACGACTGGGATCCGGGCCGGATCTTCCTCGGACCGTACACGGGGCGCGAGCCGGCCGTCGCGGGCGGATCGGCGGGCCTGCTGGCCAATGCGATGCCGCACGCCTCGCTGTCGCGGATCCCGCTGTTCACGGCCGCCGACTTCGCGTGGAACGCGAGCGGCTACCGGCCCGGCGACTCCTGGGCGGCCGCCGTGGCCGACCTGGCCGGGCCCGACGCGCGGGCCCGGCAGTCGCTGGCCGCGCTCGCCGGGAACTCCGCCTCGTCGGGGCTCGCCCAGCCGGAGTCCGCCTATCTGCGGCCGCTGGTGGACGAGTTCTGGCAGGGCCGTGCCGCGGGCGACCCGGCGGCCGGGAAGCGGCTGCGGGCCGCGTTCACGGCGATGCGGGAGGCGCCGGAGCGGCTGCCGGGGCTGTCCGCCGAGGGCGGGCCGTGGCTGGCGCGGGTCTCCGCGTACGGCGCGGCCGGCGAGCTGGCCGTGGACCTGCTGCGCGCCCAGACCCGCGGGGACGGCGCGGCGGCCTGGCAGGCGTCGCGGGCGCTGGCGGAGGCCCGCCGGAAGCTGGCGGAGCCGGCCTCGGCGCGGGTCGACAAGGCGGTGCTGGACCCGTTCCTCGCCAAGACGGTCGAGGAGGCCGACGCCTGGACGGGCGCGGCCCGGGAGACCGGCACCGTCTCCCGGGAGCCGGGCGCCTGGACGGTCCGCCTGGACGGGGTCCGGCCGGTGTCGGCGGTGACGGTGATGACGGATCCGCTGCCGCAGGGTGCGCGGGGCGGGGCGGTCGAGGTGCACGTCCCGGGCGAGGGCTGGCGCAAGGTGGGCGACGCCTCGCCGACCGGCTGGACTCAGGCCGACGCGGGCGGGGTGCGGGCGGACGCGGTCCGGCTGTCCTGGGCCGGGGCGGCTCCGGTGGTGCACCGGGTGGTGCCGTGGCTGGCGGACGGGCCGGAGGCCTCGTTCGAGCTGCCCGAGTCGGTGGACGTAGAGATCGGCGGGGCGGCGCGTACGGTGACGGCCGAACTGTCGGCGCTGCGGCCCGGCGAGGTCCGAAGCCCGCTGTCGGCGGCGCCGCCGCAGGGCGTCGAGGTGCGGCTGCCCGCCGAGGTGCGGGCGCCGCGCGGGACGCGCGTCCAGGTCCCGGTGTCGGTGTCGGTCGCTGCGTCCGTGCCGGCGGGCGTGCACCGGGTTCCGGTGGTGTTCGCGGGGCAGACCCGGGTCCTGGCGGTCCGGGCGGTGCCGAAGACGGGCGGGCCGGACCTCCTGCGCTCCGCGCGGGCGTCCTCGTCGGCGAACGAGACACCGGCGTTCCCGGCCTCCGCGGTGATCGACGGTTCGGCGGCCACCCGCTGGTCGTCCCCGCCGGTGGACGGCGCCTGGTGGCAGGCGGAGCTGGCGGCTCCGGCGCGGCTGGGGCTGCTGGTCCTGCACTGGCAGGAGGCGTACCCGTCGGCCTACCGGGTGGAGACGTCGATGGACGGGACGTCCTGGCACCGTGCGGCGGCGGTGGCGGGCTCGAAGGGCGGCACCGAGTCGGTCAGGCTGGATCCGGCGCAGGCCCGGTTCGTCCGGGTGACCTGCGAGAAGCGGGCGACCAAGTACGGGTGCAGCCTGTTCGCGGCCGAGGCGTTCGCGGTCGTCCCCTGACGGATCCGCCCGGGCCCGGCCCCGTGGCCCGTACCGGCCGGATTCCGGCCGCAAACCGCCTTCCACCGGCCTCGTGCCGCCCGCCAGACTGGCGATCATGGACGTGATGCTGCCGGTGCAGGACGGCGAGGTGTGGGCCGAGGACTCGGGCGGCGCGGGCCGCGGCGGGCTGCCGCTGGTCCTGCTGCACCCGGGCGTCGGGGACTCGGCGGTCTGGGATCCCGTCCTGCCGCTCCTCGCCCCCGGCCACCGGGTGGTCCGCTACGACGCGCGCGGCCACGGCCGGTCGCCCGCGCCGACGGCTCCGTACTCCCAGGCGGAGGACCTGGCCGCGGTCCTGGACCGGCTCGGGGTGGGCCGGGCGGTGCTCGTGGGCTCCAGCATGGGCGGCGCCACCGCACTGAGCCTGGCCCTGGCCGCCCCGGAGCGGGTGGCGGGACTCGCCCTGTTCGTGCCCGGGGTCACGGGGGCCGAGGGCCTGACGCCGCCCGGCTTCTTCGAGGAGGTGGGCCGGCTGGCGGCCGCCGGGGACATGGAGGGCATCGTCCGACTGGGGCTGCGGATCTGGGGGCGGGCCGGGGGCGGCACCCCCGAGTCCGATCCCGTCGCGGCGGCGCAGCTGCGCGGCGCGCTGCCGGGCTGGTTCGCCGCGGCCGGCCGGCTGCGGGAGGACGCCCCGGCCTTCGACCGGCTCGCGGAGGTCCGCGCCCCGGCGCTGGTCGCCCTCGGGGAGCAGGACCAGGCCGAGGTGGTGAGGTGCAACGAGGAGATGGCGGCCCGGATCCCCGGCTGCCGCCTGGTGCGTCTGGCGGGGTGCGACCACTACCCGTCGCTGCGGGTGCCGCAGGCGGTCGCCCGGCTGGTGGACGAGGCCCACGCCGCGGCCGCCTCCGCAGCCTGAGCCGCGCGGCGGCAGCGCCCGTACCCGGCCCGGCGTACGTGCCGGGTCGGGTCCTGTCGGGTCCGAGCTGGTCTGGTGCGGCGTGGTCCGGTGTGGTCGCCGGGCGTGCGTCAGGAGGCGGCGACCGCGCCGATGCGGTCGAGGGCGTCGTCGGCCCCGTAGGGCTGGAGGTAGGGCATCCACCGGGGGTCCCGGTGCCCGGTTCCGATGATCCGCCAGGCCAGGCCCGACGGCGGGGCGGGCTGGTGGCGCAGCCGCCAGCCGAGGTCGACCAGGTGACGGTCGGCTTTGACGTGGTTGCACCGGCGGCAGGCGGCGACCACGTTGTCCCACACGTGCTGCCCTCCGCGGCTGCGCGGGATCACGTGGTCGACGCTGGTGGCCACGCCGCCGCAGTACATGCAGCGGCCGCCGTCACGCGCGAACAGCGCACGCCGGGTGAGTGGAACGGGCCCCCGGTAGGGGACCCGCACGAAGCGCTTGAGCCGAACCACGCTGGGCGCGGGGACGACCCGGGTCGCGCTGTGCAGGAAGGCGCCCGATTCCTCCAGGGAGACCGCTTTGTTCTCCAGGACGAGGACGAGCGCGCGGCGGAGCGGTACGACGCCGAGCGGCTCGTACGACGCGTTGAGGACCAGGACGTGCGGCACGGACTGCCTCCTTGTACGCCGGCGGCGCGTGGCTCGCGCCGGGACGATCTGCTATCCAGTCTCTCCTTACGGCTGGTCGAAACGCCACCATGCACCCGTAACGGGTCCGAGGTGTTTTCGGCCACACCCCACTTCTCCCCAGGTGAGCCTCGTCTCTCCCCCGAACAAGGCAACAAGGTCACCCGAATGCCCCGATAGTGTGGAAGGGCTGTTCCGCATTCCGTTCCGCGGGCAGACCGTGACACCTGGAGGTTCCCGCCGTGCCCTGGCCCGCAGCCCATCTGCCGCTGGCAGCCGCCACTCCGGATCCGGCGGCGTCGGTGCAGGAAGCGCACGAGAGCGTCACGAACGCCGCGAGCTTCATAGAGGAGAACTGGGCCGGGTGGCTGTACCTGGGCCTGAAGATCCTGCTCATCGTGGTGATCGCGATGGCGCTCCGCTCGGTGGTCCGCAAGTCGCTGACCAAGCTGATCACGCGGATGAACCGGGGTGCCGAGGCCGTCGAGGGAACCGCGCTGGGCGGACTGCTCGTCAACGCCGAGCGGCGGCGCCAGCGTTCCGAGGCGATCGGCTCGGTCCTCCGCTCGGTGGCCTCGTTCCTGATCCTCGGCACGGCGAGCCTGATGGTGCTCGGCGCCCTGGACATCAACCTCGGCCCGCTGCTCGCCAGCGCCGGTGTGGCCGGTGTCGCGATCGGTTTCGGCGCGCGGAACCTGGTGACGGACTTCCTCTCCGGCGTCTTCATGATCCTGGAGGACCAGTACGGCGTCGGCGACAAGGTCGACGCGGGTGTGGCCTCCGGCGAGGTCGTGGAGGTCGGCCTGCGCGTCACCAAGCTGCGCGGCGACAACGGCGAGATCTGGTACGTGCGCAACGGCGAGATCAAGCGGATCGGGAACCTGAGCCAGGGCTGGGCGACGGCGACCGTGGACGTCCAGGTGAAGCCGACGGAGAGCCTCCCGCGGATCCGCGAGGTCGTCGCCGGCGTCGCCGACGCCATGGCGAAGGAGACCCCGTGGGACGAGCGGCTGTGGGGTCCGGTCGAGGTGCTCGGCCTGGACGAGGTGCTGCTGGCGTCGATGACGGTGAAGGTGTCGGCGAAGACGATGCCGGGCCAGCAGTTCTCCGTCGAGCGCGAGCTGCGCTGGCGCATCAAGGAGGCCTTCGACGAGGCCGGCATCGGGATCGTCGGCGGCCTCCCGGCCGCCGGGGAGGAGGAGCCCGCGGCCGATCCGGCCGCCTCGGTGGCGCCGCCGTCGGCCCTGGCCAACCCGACCTCCCCGCAGTCCCAGGCGACCGCGCCGATTCCCCCGGGCGGCGGCGTGCCGTCGGCCGGCGCCCCCCGGATCACCAAGTAGGGCCCGGCCCCGGCTTCTCCCCGGCTTCCCCGTTCTCCCCGTTCTCCCGCCGCCCCCTCCGCATCCTGCGCCGAGGGGGCGGCGGCGTTTGCGGGCCGCGCCACCGTTGACACGCCTCCCCGTCCGACAGGAAACTTTCCCAACAGTTGCCCTGAGCAAGGGAGAGCGCCCATGGCCGGCCCGGCCCCCGGAACGCCCGGCGTGCTGCGCGCCATGAACGACCGTGCTGCGCTCGACCTGCTGCTGGCGCACGGCCCCCTCTCCCGCACGCGGATCGGCAGCCTCACCGGCCTCTCCAAGCCCACCGCCTCCCAGCTGCTGGCGCGCCTCGAAGCCGCCGGGCTCGTCGTGGCCGCCGGCACCACCACCGGCCGGCCCGGGCCCGGCGCCCGCCTGTACGGAGTCAACCCGGCCGCCGCGCGCGTCGCCGGACTGGACGTCACACCCGACCGCATCACCGCCGCCGTCGCCGACCTGACGGGCCGGGTCGTCGGCAGCAGCGAGGTCCCCTGCGCCGGGAGCGGCGGCCCGGCCGGGCAGACCTCCCGGGCCCTGGACGGCGCGCTGGCCGCCGCCGGGCTCAGCCGC
Coding sequences within:
- a CDS encoding alpha/beta fold hydrolase, producing MDVMLPVQDGEVWAEDSGGAGRGGLPLVLLHPGVGDSAVWDPVLPLLAPGHRVVRYDARGHGRSPAPTAPYSQAEDLAAVLDRLGVGRAVLVGSSMGGATALSLALAAPERVAGLALFVPGVTGAEGLTPPGFFEEVGRLAAAGDMEGIVRLGLRIWGRAGGGTPESDPVAAAQLRGALPGWFAAAGRLREDAPAFDRLAEVRAPALVALGEQDQAEVVRCNEEMAARIPGCRLVRLAGCDHYPSLRVPQAVARLVDEAHAAAASAA
- a CDS encoding beta-N-acetylglucosaminidase domain-containing protein, with protein sequence MQLRGRKRNTAVAIAVIGTLLGGAVAAEHQGLLSTAGAPSPDQAGSGAKGAPGAAAGAPAGNQPGPLLDPGAVAPRSPAEGPGVWPRPQSMAADAAREVPLGEQAVLVAAPDADPYAVGVVRTALRAAGVRVLHEPAPGAPLPAAGTVVRLDGRGAEEALRALGASEVGDLPKGGYRLAVGKTGGRSTVALAGTGEDGLFHAAQTLRQLLAAGGGKVPGVLVRDWPSAPVRGITEGFYGEPWTHGQRLAQLDFMGRTKQNRLLLAPGDDPYRTTEWRAEYPAAQQEQFRELAGRARANRVVLGWAVSPGQSMCLASAQDRAALARKLDAMWELGFRAFQVQFQDVSYSEWGCRADRVRYGSGAAAAAKAHAEVAGELAAHLAAKHPGAAPLSVLPTEYHQNGATAYRTVLAERLDGRVEVAWTGVGVVPRTITGRELSGARDAFGQHPLLTMDNYPVNDWDPGRIFLGPYTGREPAVAGGSAGLLANAMPHASLSRIPLFTAADFAWNASGYRPGDSWAAAVADLAGPDARARQSLAALAGNSASSGLAQPESAYLRPLVDEFWQGRAAGDPAAGKRLRAAFTAMREAPERLPGLSAEGGPWLARVSAYGAAGELAVDLLRAQTRGDGAAAWQASRALAEARRKLAEPASARVDKAVLDPFLAKTVEEADAWTGAARETGTVSREPGAWTVRLDGVRPVSAVTVMTDPLPQGARGGAVEVHVPGEGWRKVGDASPTGWTQADAGGVRADAVRLSWAGAAPVVHRVVPWLADGPEASFELPESVDVEIGGAARTVTAELSALRPGEVRSPLSAAPPQGVEVRLPAEVRAPRGTRVQVPVSVSVAASVPAGVHRVPVVFAGQTRVLAVRAVPKTGGPDLLRSARASSSANETPAFPASAVIDGSAATRWSSPPVDGAWWQAELAAPARLGLLVLHWQEAYPSAYRVETSMDGTSWHRAAAVAGSKGGTESVRLDPAQARFVRVTCEKRATKYGCSLFAAEAFAVVP
- a CDS encoding mechanosensitive ion channel family protein codes for the protein MPWPAAHLPLAAATPDPAASVQEAHESVTNAASFIEENWAGWLYLGLKILLIVVIAMALRSVVRKSLTKLITRMNRGAEAVEGTALGGLLVNAERRRQRSEAIGSVLRSVASFLILGTASLMVLGALDINLGPLLASAGVAGVAIGFGARNLVTDFLSGVFMILEDQYGVGDKVDAGVASGEVVEVGLRVTKLRGDNGEIWYVRNGEIKRIGNLSQGWATATVDVQVKPTESLPRIREVVAGVADAMAKETPWDERLWGPVEVLGLDEVLLASMTVKVSAKTMPGQQFSVERELRWRIKEAFDEAGIGIVGGLPAAGEEEPAADPAASVAPPSALANPTSPQSQATAPIPPGGGVPSAGAPRITK
- a CDS encoding HNH endonuclease, which produces MPHVLVLNASYEPLGVVPLRRALVLVLENKAVSLEESGAFLHSATRVVPAPSVVRLKRFVRVPYRGPVPLTRRALFARDGGRCMYCGGVATSVDHVIPRSRGGQHVWDNVVAACRRCNHVKADRHLVDLGWRLRHQPAPPSGLAWRIIGTGHRDPRWMPYLQPYGADDALDRIGAVAAS